The Aphelocoma coerulescens isolate FSJ_1873_10779 chromosome 8, UR_Acoe_1.0, whole genome shotgun sequence genome contains the following window.
GAGGAAGTTCAGCCCACGTGCAAGGCAGGCGCCTGGGGAAGGgatgtgtgcaggtgtgtgcccgctggagcagggacagagcagcagccaccacctgctcaaggaggagctgggagctgccactGCGTCTCACTGGGCTGTGCAATTACAGGGTGAAAACATAGACTCCACGGACATTTGGGGCTTTGGACATGCCACATGGAGAGGCAGGAACTGCCCTCCCTGCTGGCCATCCCCAGCTACACAGGGAGAAGACTGAGGGCACTCCCAGCACCTCACCCAGCTGCTGGAGTGGGCAGCCAGGGAGGAGCGGGCATCCTGTGCCGAGGGGACATTCCCTCACTGACCACAGCCACTCCAGTGCAGCTCAACTGCCCATGAAATGCATTTTGGATGCCCCACGGGTGATGcagggcagctggcagcaggatgcTAGCACCTTTCACTTCTGTGGGGAAATCTCCAGGTCCTCCTCCCCCAGGGTTATCCCACGTCTTCATCTGCCAAGAGAGGAATGCATGTAGCAGAGTTTCATTGGCAGCTGTCTGATGCCCATGCTTGCAACAGcccatgggcatggagcagggcactccagctctccctggctctcaGTCTGGAATCACAGTCCAGCTGAAGCACCTGAGCTGGACTCTGCCACCCTGAGCATCCCACAGCATTCTGGCACCAGTCTGTCTTCCCAGATCTGGCAGCATCATGAGCAAACTGGGCAGGTGTCAAAGCCATGTGCCATCAGGAGCCCTGGCAGGTTACCAACCGTGCCCCAAAATCGGACCCcctgcagctggacaggagGAACTTTGGACTTTGAGGGTACACAGACCCCTCCACACTTCTGTACGCATTAGTTCAGCACCATCAGTCGCGCGTGGCACAGTTCCCAGTACCCCTTGCTAAGGCATGTATATATTCAGTAGATGCACCTATATGTAGGGGCAAACCCGCTGAAGAGACACTTGGTACAAGAATCTGGTTCCATGGTTTCCTTGTGGCACTTCTGAAGGCAGCTCAGCTCACTGTGGGGCCCTGGAGCTGCACCGTGTGCTTGGGATGTGGTGTGGGAACACAGGTAACAGCCTAAGAGTTGGAGCAAGGATGATCCAGAGACCAGCTGGCTGGCCCACACGAGCTGTCCATCCCAGGGGGTGGGCGGGAGGCTCAGCATCCACGTCAGGACATGTCCACCAGCAGGACCGGGGCAGGacaggggctctgggagaggggagggctgtgccctgcagagagactgGCTGGTCTCCCGTGTGGTCCTGCTGGCCGCGACAGAGGATGTCTCATCCCTGCTGAGTGTGTCGAAGACGAGGACAGGCTTTGATCCTGTAATGGAATCGGTATCCCTCGGGTGCCCTCTCCGTGCTCAGGGTGAGCTGTggcccatcccagccccgcctcagcAAGCTGGGAGCACTGcggcaggcagggacacctctgcagctcccagggcctGGGCACCCTGCACGGTCTGCACGGCCCCGCAGTGTTCAACAACACACTGGGCTGTCTGGGGGCAGCTGTGGGGGCTGGTGTGCCCATCCCCTGCTCCCGCTGGGACCCTGCAGAAGCACGGCTCCACCTGAGGTGGCCCGGAGCGCCCTGCGCGCCCAGACCTCCCTGCCACGGCGGCGCCGGGAAACGGGGACCTGGTGGGCATTTCCTCTGGGCTGCAAAACGTTCCTGTGGGGCAAGGGAGGGGGGGTGAGCGGGGCGGCAGTGAGGGACACAACGGGCTCCTCTTGGcggggaagaggaaggagaaggggaggggaaaaggaaaaggaaaagaaggaaaaggaaaaggaaaaggaaaaggaaaaggaaaaggaaaaggaaaaggaaaaggaaaaggaaaaggaaaaggaaaaggaaaaggaaaaggaaaagaaggaaaaggaaagcaaggcaagGCAGCAGGGAGACCCGAGCGGAGTGGGCGGGGCCAACGCGCCGTGGGCGTGCCCGCTGGGCCGGGCGTGTCCCGCACGTgtgggggcgtggcctggggCGCGTGCCGGggtagccccgccccccgcgctcgGCTCACCATCACGCCACCGGCGCGCGGGCCCCGCCCCCCTGCTGCGCGCCCATTGGCTGctgggcggggcggggcggggcccgggCGCGCGCAGCCCTTAtagcgcggggggcggcgggcgcggggcaggCATGGAGCGGGTGGTGCTGGTGACCGGTGCCAGCGGGTGAGCGCCGGGACCGACCCGACCGACCGACCGACCGACCGCCGGACACCGCGGCGGGGGGCCgggaggctgggggggggggggggggctggccTGGGCAGGGCTCTCTGTGACACCGTCCCTTTGCAGCGGCGTGGGGCTCGCGCTGTGCCAGCggctgctggaggaggatgGCCGCATCCACCTCTGCATCGCCTGCCGCAACGTGCAGAAGAGCGAAGCCACGCGGGATCTCATCCTGGCCACCCACCCCGCCGCCCAGGTCTCCACCGTGGAAGTGGACCTGGGCAGCCTGGCCTCCATCCTGCGGGCCGCCCGTGAGCTCCGCTGCAGGTATGGGATCTCCGCCCCATCAGACACCTCCCCTGCCCGCGCTCCACCCCGCCGGacacccctgtcccccctccaaCCCCGACTCCTCTGCTCTTCTCCACGCAGGTTTCAGCGCCTGGATTTTGTCTACCTCAACGCTGGGATCATGCCCAACCCGCACGTGAACTTCAAGGCTCTCTGGCATGGTCTCCTCACCGGGTAGGAGATGTTGCCGGGGGTTCCAGCTCCCCGCTTGTGGGAAGCACGGGGTGCTGGCATTGTCAAGAGGTGCCCTTGGGTCCGGTGCTGAAGAGCCTATCTCTCTTCCTGGTGTGACATAGAGCACGTCCCTGTGGGATGCATGGTCTTttgtggggtgggtttggggactGAGTGCCATGCTGGGATGGTCCAAGGCACCCAGTGCCTCTTCTGATCCCAGGTGAGGCCTGCTGTGTGCAAGGGGAGGGCAAAAGGTCACCCAAagcctgcagcccctggcactGCGTGAGAAATGCTGCTGTGTTGGAGTTTAGTCATACCGGGTCTCCTTACTGTTGTTCTCATGCCAGTGTAGGTTTTTGTAGTTGTTCATAGCTGTGGATCACAGTATCTTGTGAATCTGATGGTGTTGGTATAAACATTAGCTTTTTGGATCAGCAACACGGGGAGGCTGAGCTCCAGTGACTTGTGTCAAGTCTAATAGAACTGTTGGGGTGTTGAGCACTGATGCCAGACTGGTTTCCTTGCCTGCATTAGGTATGGCCTGAGGGCTTAGTTCCACGCTGGAGCTTGATTAAGTTATCTGAGCGTGAAATGAAGGAAAGAGATGTTTTTAACGGTACTTTACCATGGGAGAGTGAAGGAAGGGACAAGTCTTCTCTGGTCTAGTCAGTATTGAGACACTTGCAAATAAAGGACCTGGGATACTCTGTAAacttttcccatcttttttttcatggtttGATGTTTTCCTTGAAGGTGAATCTGTGTGGAGCCTGTAGGGTGGGGGGTGTTTCCGAAGGGCTGACGTGGGGGAGTGGTAGATTTCTCCTGGCAGTGTTTTTCACTAACTCCTGTCCTTGGCTTCCAGGAAGGTGCTTCACATGCTCACCACTGCAGAAGGCATCATGACCCAGACGGACAGGCTGAATGGAGATGGACTTCAGGAGGTGTTTGCTACCAACCTCTTTGGACACTTTATCCTGGTGAGGCTTCATATGGAGATTGAGCCCTCAGTCTGATGTTTGATGTGGGTAGGGATGGGTCTGGGCAGTACAGATGAATCAGTTCTCACAGGTTTAGATGCTGCAGCCTGATAGATAAAGAATGACAGGGCAAAGGCCTTGACATTTGTTTAAATAGCAATAAATGGTGACTTGTTGCAAGAGTTGATTTAATTTTGAGGTTACTCTAGTGAGCCAGCAGCAGATCAGGGTAAATCATATGTAGTTCTCCATCCAGGACAAATACTAAGGCTTGGCTGAATTAAATTCTGAGGTGCTCAACTGAGCTGTCCAAGAGAATGACAGCTGCTTGTACAAGTGTCTGCTTTTGGCTAGTCTAGGAAAAGCTGGCCAAGAAAGCTGAGAGAAGCTCACAGCCTGTAAATGCTGTCAGGTTATGCCCTAAGACTGGGAAATTGATGTGTTAAATAAGTTAACAATTCTTTGTCAGGTTCGTCAGCTTCAGTCTCTGCTCTGCGGTAACGAGAAGCCCTCACGACTCATCTGGACTTCctccagcaatgccagggagtcTGCCTTCAGCCTCTCTGACTATCAGCATGCCAAGGGGCAGGAATCATACAG
Protein-coding sequences here:
- the HSD17B7 gene encoding 3-keto-steroid reductase/17-beta-hydroxysteroid dehydrogenase 7; its protein translation is MERVVLVTGASGGVGLALCQRLLEEDGRIHLCIACRNVQKSEATRDLILATHPAAQVSTVEVDLGSLASILRAARELRCRFQRLDFVYLNAGIMPNPHVNFKALWHGLLTGKVLHMLTTAEGIMTQTDRLNGDGLQEVFATNLFGHFILVRQLQSLLCGNEKPSRLIWTSSSNARESAFSLSDYQHAKGQESYSSSKYATDLTSVVLNRKFNTQGLYSSVVCPGLVMSNMTYRILPVFLWKLLMPIMWLIRFFAKTYTLTPYNGAEAHVWLFKQKPEYLDSLAKYHSCTSGLGKCYVEPRKMDVDEDTAEKFYQKLLELEEQTLEKYHDLLD